Proteins encoded together in one Pseudomonas sp. ADAK13 window:
- a CDS encoding TetR/AcrR family transcriptional regulator — MSLEVPAHSNHAGKPASRIRQKNEQAILQAAEDEFARHGYKGTSMNTIAASAGLPKANLHYYFTNKLGLYIAVLSNILELWDSTFNTLTAEDDPAAALTRYIRTKMEFSRRQPQASRIFAMEIISGGECLTEYFSQDYRAWFSGRAAVFQAWIDAGKMDPVDPVHLIFLLWGSTQHYADFATQICRVTGRTKLTKQDMEDAGTNLIHIILKGCGIKPAL, encoded by the coding sequence ATGAGCCTCGAAGTTCCTGCCCACAGCAACCACGCCGGAAAACCTGCAAGCCGCATTCGCCAAAAGAACGAACAAGCGATTTTGCAGGCCGCCGAAGACGAGTTCGCCCGTCATGGCTACAAAGGCACCAGCATGAACACCATCGCGGCGAGTGCCGGGTTGCCGAAAGCCAACTTGCACTACTACTTCACCAACAAGCTGGGGCTGTACATTGCCGTGCTCAGCAACATCCTCGAATTGTGGGACAGCACGTTCAACACGCTGACCGCCGAGGATGACCCGGCCGCCGCCCTGACCCGCTACATCCGCACCAAGATGGAATTCTCGCGGCGCCAGCCACAGGCCTCGCGAATCTTCGCGATGGAGATCATCAGCGGCGGTGAATGCCTGACCGAATATTTCAGCCAGGACTACCGCGCCTGGTTCAGCGGCCGGGCGGCGGTGTTCCAGGCCTGGATCGACGCCGGCAAGATGGACCCCGTCGACCCGGTACACCTGATCTTCCTGCTGTGGGGCAGCACCCAGCATTACGCCGACTTTGCCACGCAAATCTGCCGCGTGACCGGGCGCACCAAGCTGACCAAGCAAGACATGGAAGACGCAGGCACCAACCTTATCCACATCATTCTCAAAGGCTGTGGCATCAAGCCCGCCCTCTAA
- a CDS encoding uracil-xanthine permease family protein — translation MPPESSSPSDLIYGLNDRPKPLPALLAALQHVLAAFVGIITPPLIIGSTLGLTAHLPYLISMALMVSGVGTFIQARRPFGIGAGMICLQGTSFAFLGAVLSAGFLVKQRGGSPEDILAMIFGICFFGAAVQVILSRFIGQLRRVITPLVTGIVITLIGISLIKVGITDLGGGFNAPDFGAPTNLALGLFVVLTIILLNRSNTPWVRLSAIIIGLALGSLAAWLSGKLVPQALPDLPLISLPTPFHFGFNFDWSAFLPVALIYLISTIETVGDLTANCMIARQPISGPSYISRLKGGVLGDGISCMIAATFSAFPNTTFAQNNGVIQLTGVASRYVGLYIGVVLFCLGMFPLIGAVLQQIPKPVLGGATLVMFGSVAAAGVRILAQAPLDRRSMLIIATSFGVGLGIAAQPNLLHLMPTLVQNLFDSAITSGGLTAIVLCLLLPEPKATADAANRALESDTLEPL, via the coding sequence ATGCCGCCAGAATCCTCCAGCCCCAGCGACCTGATCTACGGCCTCAACGACCGCCCCAAACCACTGCCCGCCTTGCTTGCTGCATTGCAGCATGTGTTGGCTGCCTTTGTCGGCATCATCACCCCGCCGCTGATCATCGGCTCCACCCTGGGCCTGACCGCCCACCTGCCCTACCTGATCAGCATGGCATTGATGGTTTCCGGTGTAGGCACCTTCATCCAGGCGCGTAGGCCGTTCGGGATTGGCGCCGGGATGATCTGCCTGCAAGGCACCAGCTTCGCGTTTCTCGGCGCGGTGTTGTCGGCGGGGTTTCTGGTCAAGCAACGGGGCGGCAGCCCGGAAGACATCCTGGCGATGATTTTCGGCATTTGCTTCTTCGGCGCTGCAGTGCAGGTGATATTGAGCCGCTTTATCGGCCAACTCAGAAGAGTGATCACGCCACTGGTCACGGGGATTGTCATCACCCTGATCGGCATCAGCCTGATCAAAGTCGGCATCACTGACTTGGGCGGCGGCTTCAACGCGCCGGACTTCGGCGCCCCGACCAATCTGGCGCTCGGCCTGTTCGTGGTGTTGACGATCATCCTGCTCAACCGCTCGAACACGCCGTGGGTTCGCCTCAGCGCGATCATCATCGGCCTGGCGCTAGGCAGCCTCGCCGCCTGGCTCAGCGGCAAACTCGTCCCACAAGCCCTGCCTGACTTGCCATTGATCAGCCTGCCTACACCGTTCCACTTTGGTTTCAACTTCGACTGGAGCGCTTTCCTGCCGGTGGCGCTGATTTATCTGATCAGCACCATCGAAACCGTCGGCGACCTCACCGCCAACTGCATGATCGCCCGCCAGCCCATCAGCGGTCCTTCCTATATAAGCCGGCTCAAGGGTGGCGTGCTGGGGGATGGCATCAGTTGCATGATCGCCGCCACCTTCAGTGCCTTTCCCAACACGACGTTCGCCCAGAACAACGGTGTGATACAACTGACCGGAGTCGCCAGCCGTTACGTCGGCCTGTACATCGGCGTGGTGCTGTTTTGTCTCGGAATGTTTCCACTGATTGGCGCGGTGCTGCAACAAATTCCCAAGCCAGTGCTGGGCGGCGCGACCCTGGTGATGTTCGGCAGCGTGGCCGCCGCCGGCGTGCGCATCCTCGCGCAGGCACCGCTGGATCGACGCAGCATGCTGATCATCGCCACATCGTTCGGCGTCGGCCTGGGGATCGCCGCCCAGCCAAACCTGCTGCACCTGATGCCCACCCTGGTGCAGAACCTGTTCGACTCAGCCATCACCAGCGGCGGCCTGACCGCCATTGTGTTGTGCCTGTTGCTGCCTGAACCCAAGGCCACTGCGGATGCCGCAAACCGGGCATTGGAAAGCGACACTCTGGAACCGCTTTGA
- a CDS encoding LysR family transcriptional regulator produces the protein MSSRRPDPLAQVSDFDIRLLRIFRSVVECGGFSAAETVLGIGRSAISQQMSDLEQRLGLRLCQRGRAGFSLTEEGREVYQSALQLLSALESFRTEVNGLHQHLRGELIIGLTDNLVTLPHMRITHALAQLKERGPDVQIQIRMIAPNEVEQGVLDGRLHVGVVPQASALSGLEYQPLYSERSLLYCAVGHPLFYADDKQLDDERINSQDAIAPTFRLPADIQAHYQALNCTASASDREGMAFLILTGRYIGYLPDHYASLWVQQGRLRALKPATRFYDLSLASVTRKGRRPHLVLESFLESLAATR, from the coding sequence ATGAGCAGCCGTCGACCCGACCCACTGGCCCAAGTCAGCGACTTCGATATCCGCTTGTTGCGCATCTTTCGCAGCGTGGTGGAGTGCGGTGGCTTCTCGGCGGCGGAAACCGTACTGGGGATTGGACGCTCGGCCATCAGCCAGCAGATGAGTGACTTGGAGCAGCGCCTTGGCCTACGCCTGTGCCAGCGTGGGCGTGCGGGTTTTTCCCTGACCGAGGAAGGACGCGAGGTGTATCAGTCAGCGCTTCAGTTACTCAGCGCACTGGAAAGTTTTCGCACTGAGGTCAACGGATTGCACCAGCATTTGCGCGGCGAACTGATCATCGGCCTGACCGACAACCTGGTCACCCTGCCCCACATGCGCATTACCCACGCCTTGGCGCAGTTGAAGGAGCGGGGGCCAGACGTGCAAATCCAGATCCGCATGATCGCCCCCAATGAAGTGGAACAAGGCGTGCTCGATGGCCGCCTGCATGTCGGCGTAGTCCCCCAGGCAAGCGCCTTGTCGGGCCTCGAATACCAGCCGCTGTACAGCGAACGCTCGCTGCTTTACTGCGCGGTCGGCCACCCGCTGTTTTATGCCGACGACAAGCAACTGGACGATGAGCGCATCAACAGCCAGGACGCCATCGCCCCGACCTTCCGCTTGCCGGCCGATATCCAGGCTCACTACCAGGCACTCAATTGCACCGCCAGCGCCTCGGACCGCGAGGGCATGGCCTTCCTGATCCTGACAGGCCGCTACATCGGCTACCTGCCCGATCACTACGCCAGCCTTTGGGTACAACAAGGCCGACTGCGCGCGCTGAAACCGGCCACGCGTTTTTACGATTTGAGCCTCGCTTCGGTCACGCGCAAGGGCCGTCGCCCTCATTTGGTGCTGGAAAGCTTCCTCGAAAGCTTGGCCGCAACGCGCTAG